In a genomic window of Pontibacter liquoris:
- a CDS encoding aldo/keto reductase, which yields MKYRKLGRSGLQVSEVSFGCMSLAAGEASSVRLLQQAFDKGVSFFDTADLYDKGENEKLVGQAFKEMRDQVVIATKGGNQWRPDGSGWDWNPAKRYLLGAVEKSLQRLQTDYIDLYQLHGGTLDDPIDEVIDAFEQLKQQGKIRHYGISSIRPNVIREYVQRAGITSVMMQYSLLDRRPEESCLDLLQEHHIGVLARGSLAQGLLAGKAPKAYLNYTSAEVEKAAGVVAEKAGGAHTATSIAVRFVLQNPAVTSAVLGIRTPAQLNAALQAAAAPPLPADVLQALQQAVPATVYEQHR from the coding sequence ATGAAATACAGAAAATTAGGCAGATCCGGGTTGCAGGTGAGCGAAGTGAGCTTCGGCTGTATGTCGCTGGCAGCGGGCGAGGCCAGCAGCGTGCGTTTGCTGCAACAGGCTTTCGATAAAGGAGTTTCTTTTTTTGATACAGCCGACCTGTACGACAAAGGCGAGAATGAAAAGCTCGTTGGCCAGGCTTTTAAAGAGATGCGCGACCAAGTGGTGATCGCAACCAAAGGAGGCAACCAGTGGCGGCCCGATGGCAGCGGCTGGGACTGGAACCCTGCCAAACGCTACCTGCTTGGAGCCGTGGAGAAAAGCCTGCAACGCCTGCAGACCGACTACATCGACCTTTACCAGCTGCACGGCGGCACCCTCGACGATCCGATCGATGAGGTGATCGACGCATTTGAACAGTTAAAGCAGCAGGGTAAGATTCGGCATTACGGCATTTCCTCTATCCGCCCCAACGTGATCCGGGAGTATGTGCAGCGCGCAGGGATAACCAGCGTGATGATGCAGTACAGCCTGCTGGACCGCCGACCCGAAGAAAGTTGCCTGGACCTGTTGCAGGAGCACCACATTGGCGTACTTGCCCGCGGGAGCCTGGCGCAGGGATTACTGGCGGGCAAAGCACCCAAAGCCTACCTCAATTATACTTCCGCAGAAGTGGAAAAGGCAGCAGGTGTAGTTGCCGAAAAGGCCGGTGGTGCGCATACGGCCACAAGTATAGCCGTACGGTTCGTGCTGCAAAACCCGGCCGTTACGTCCGCCGTGCTGGGTATCCGAACGCCCGCGCAGTTAAACGCCGCACTGCAGGCAGCCGCTGCCCCGCCGCTTCCAGCAGACGTGCTGCAGGCCCTGCAGCAGGCTGTTCCGGCAACCGTTTATGAGCAGCACCGCTAA
- the cphA gene encoding cyanophycin synthetase, producing the protein MMEILELKIMRGPNYWSIKHPKIIVLKLDLQDLQHSHTSDVPNLAQKLQKLFPEIIKHRSSEGTEGGFLRLVNEGTTFSKVVQHIALELQTMAGMNSGYGRCYGTGQPDIDYVVFSYQQERAGEYAAEAAVRITDALARGERVNVIQDVARMHQIREDEYFGPSTEAIVQEAVNRNIPYIQNKQSDLIHLGYGVNQKRIQAAMTNNTSFFAVENAGNKNVTKAILEESGIPVPQGLTVYNTHELEEAVDVLGYPIVTKPLNGNQGKGASINLQTWKEVLKGFAEAQRYSEAVIVEQFIQGNDYRMLVIAGKFVAAARRTPAMVTGDGTSTIRQLVNQVNKDPRRGVGHEKALTHIKIDKISRGILREQGLTLQSVLPAGQVLYLKSTANLSTGGTAADVTDLVHPYNILMAERIAGTIGLDICGIDVMTNDIAIPLPETRGAVIEVNAAPGLRMHISPTEGLPRNVAEPILNMLFPYGSPSRIPIVAVTGTNGKTTTTRLIAHILNFKGYKVGYTTTDGIYIQGRKIIKGDTTGAYSSEFVLKDPTVNYAVLECARGGMLRSGLAFRQCDIGVVMNVSEDHLGLGDINSVEEMARVKAVVPKTVCSNGYAVLNADDDLVFGMASSLRCKIALFSMDEENPRIIEHISKGGLAAVYEAGYISIFKNTYKIRIDRVADIPLTFGGKARFNIYNVLAATLAAYTSHMEINEIRTALRTFIPSAETTPGRMNLFKLPKAEVLIDYAHNTASMEAISDFINQSDANHKIGIIAGVGDRRDEDLKAVGRLAAEVFDEIIIRQDKDLRGRSGKEINHLLKEGIFTVKPYLEPREINQETRALAYALEYAPEGSFIALFAEDIPEAVKLVENFRVIQHRNAASDQQEV; encoded by the coding sequence ATGATGGAAATTCTTGAGCTTAAAATAATGCGGGGACCCAATTACTGGTCTATCAAGCATCCCAAGATCATTGTGCTGAAACTGGACCTGCAGGACCTGCAGCATTCCCACACAAGCGACGTGCCGAACCTGGCACAGAAACTTCAGAAGCTTTTCCCGGAGATTATCAAACATCGTTCCTCAGAGGGGACGGAAGGCGGCTTTCTGCGGCTGGTGAACGAAGGAACGACCTTTAGCAAAGTGGTGCAACATATTGCGCTGGAATTACAAACCATGGCAGGTATGAACAGCGGGTATGGAAGATGCTATGGCACCGGCCAGCCGGACATAGATTACGTGGTATTCTCGTACCAGCAGGAACGGGCTGGCGAATATGCCGCCGAGGCCGCCGTGCGCATTACGGATGCCCTGGCCCGGGGCGAGCGGGTGAACGTGATTCAGGATGTGGCCCGGATGCACCAGATACGGGAAGATGAGTATTTCGGCCCCAGCACCGAAGCCATTGTGCAGGAAGCTGTGAACCGCAACATCCCATACATCCAGAACAAGCAAAGCGACCTCATCCACCTGGGGTATGGCGTGAACCAGAAGCGCATTCAGGCGGCCATGACCAATAACACCTCCTTTTTTGCCGTAGAGAATGCAGGCAATAAAAACGTGACCAAGGCTATACTGGAAGAATCCGGAATTCCGGTGCCACAGGGCCTTACGGTATACAATACCCACGAACTGGAAGAAGCAGTGGACGTACTGGGCTACCCTATCGTAACCAAGCCGCTGAACGGCAACCAGGGAAAGGGCGCCAGTATTAACCTCCAGACCTGGAAAGAAGTGCTGAAAGGCTTTGCCGAAGCCCAGCGCTATTCCGAAGCCGTGATAGTAGAACAGTTCATCCAAGGCAACGACTACCGCATGCTAGTGATAGCAGGGAAGTTTGTGGCAGCGGCCCGGCGCACGCCGGCCATGGTAACGGGCGACGGCACTTCTACGATCCGGCAGCTGGTAAACCAGGTGAACAAGGACCCTAGGCGCGGGGTAGGCCACGAAAAAGCGCTCACGCACATCAAAATAGATAAGATCTCACGGGGTATCCTCCGAGAGCAGGGCCTTACACTGCAATCGGTGCTACCAGCCGGGCAGGTGCTTTACCTCAAAAGCACGGCCAACCTGAGTACAGGCGGCACGGCAGCCGATGTGACCGACCTTGTTCACCCTTATAATATCCTGATGGCCGAGCGGATTGCCGGAACTATCGGGCTGGATATCTGCGGCATTGATGTGATGACGAACGACATTGCCATACCACTGCCCGAAACAAGAGGCGCCGTAATAGAAGTGAATGCCGCGCCGGGTTTGCGGATGCACATCTCCCCTACTGAAGGGCTACCCCGCAACGTGGCCGAGCCGATCCTGAACATGCTGTTCCCCTATGGCTCCCCTTCGCGCATTCCGATCGTGGCGGTTACAGGCACCAACGGCAAAACCACCACCACCCGTCTGATCGCCCATATCCTCAACTTTAAAGGCTACAAGGTAGGCTACACCACTACCGACGGTATTTACATACAGGGCCGCAAGATCATCAAAGGCGATACCACAGGTGCTTACAGCAGCGAGTTTGTGCTGAAAGATCCTACCGTAAACTATGCCGTGCTGGAGTGCGCGCGGGGTGGCATGCTGCGCTCGGGCCTTGCCTTTCGGCAGTGCGACATTGGCGTGGTGATGAACGTGTCGGAAGACCACCTGGGTCTGGGCGACATTAATTCCGTAGAAGAAATGGCCCGGGTAAAAGCAGTGGTGCCCAAAACGGTGTGCTCCAACGGGTATGCGGTTCTGAATGCCGACGATGACCTGGTATTTGGAATGGCTAGCAGCCTGCGCTGTAAGATTGCCCTGTTCAGCATGGACGAAGAGAACCCGCGCATCATCGAACATATTTCCAAGGGCGGGCTGGCGGCCGTGTATGAAGCCGGCTATATTTCCATCTTCAAAAACACGTATAAGATCCGTATCGACCGCGTGGCCGATATCCCGCTTACCTTTGGCGGCAAAGCCCGGTTCAACATCTACAATGTGCTGGCCGCCACACTGGCCGCCTATACTTCGCACATGGAGATCAACGAGATCCGGACCGCGCTCCGCACCTTTATACCTTCTGCCGAAACTACGCCCGGCCGCATGAACCTCTTTAAACTGCCTAAAGCCGAAGTGCTCATCGACTATGCCCATAACACGGCCAGCATGGAAGCCATCAGCGACTTTATCAACCAGTCGGACGCAAACCATAAGATCGGCATTATTGCGGGTGTAGGCGACCGTCGCGACGAGGATCTGAAAGCAGTGGGCCGCCTGGCAGCGGAGGTGTTCGACGAGATCATTATCCGCCAGGACAAGGACCTGCGCGGCCGCAGCGGCAAGGAGATCAACCACCTGCTGAAGGAAGGCATTTTTACCGTAAAGCCCTACCTGGAGCCCCGCGAAATAAACCAGGAAACGCGTGCCCTGGCTTATGCCCTCGAGTACGCGCCGGAAGGGTCCTTTATCGCTCTCTTTGCCGAAGATATACCCGAAGCCGTAAAGCTGGTAGAGAACTTCCGCGTGATCCAGCACCGCAACGCAGCCTCCGATCAGCAGGAAGTATAA
- a CDS encoding toxic anion resistance protein: MENTNITIPENKEQLQQRARDLSKTIDPTKPETLTNFGVETQRKLGYYSNELLTKVKAKDSGDAGTAINDLLAQINMIKVDEEEKRGFLSRLPFAKKIKDKTARLASQYNSVAENVDAVVVRLEKTRQSIMKDSTSLEVMFKQAVEYIHEVRAVIAAGKMKIEELETETIPALQAEVEQSDQDELAVQRLSDMVAFKDRLEKKVHDLTLSHTIATQSMPQIRMIQTTNDVLAQKIQNSIVTVIPVWRQQVAIALGLEKQRKALEIQKKVTDTTNEMLLKNSQLLKTNVVSAAKENERGIVDVDTLKKVNRDMVETVDAVLKISEEGSKKRLEAVKELAAVQEELNSKIIGSFGKSKQIETE; encoded by the coding sequence ATGGAAAACACCAACATCACCATTCCCGAGAACAAAGAGCAACTACAGCAGCGCGCCCGGGACCTCTCGAAGACCATTGATCCGACAAAGCCCGAAACCCTTACTAACTTCGGTGTGGAGACGCAGCGCAAGCTGGGCTATTATTCCAATGAGCTGCTCACCAAAGTAAAAGCCAAAGACTCAGGCGATGCCGGTACGGCCATCAACGACCTGCTGGCCCAGATCAACATGATCAAGGTAGACGAGGAGGAGAAGCGGGGCTTTTTGTCGCGGCTGCCCTTTGCAAAAAAGATAAAAGATAAGACAGCCCGCCTAGCCAGCCAGTATAATTCGGTAGCCGAGAATGTGGATGCGGTGGTGGTACGCCTGGAGAAGACCCGGCAAAGTATCATGAAAGACTCCACCAGCCTGGAGGTGATGTTTAAGCAGGCGGTGGAATACATCCACGAGGTGCGCGCCGTTATTGCGGCGGGTAAAATGAAGATCGAAGAGCTTGAAACAGAGACTATCCCGGCTTTGCAGGCCGAGGTGGAACAAAGCGATCAGGACGAGCTGGCCGTGCAGCGCCTCAGCGATATGGTGGCCTTTAAAGACCGCCTGGAAAAGAAAGTCCATGACCTAACGCTCTCCCACACGATTGCCACGCAGTCGATGCCCCAGATCCGGATGATACAGACCACCAATGATGTGCTGGCGCAGAAGATACAGAACTCTATTGTGACGGTGATACCGGTATGGCGCCAGCAGGTAGCCATTGCCCTGGGGCTGGAGAAGCAACGCAAGGCGCTGGAGATCCAGAAAAAGGTAACCGATACCACCAACGAGATGCTCCTGAAAAACTCGCAGCTGCTGAAGACCAACGTGGTGAGTGCGGCCAAAGAGAACGAGCGCGGCATTGTGGATGTGGACACGCTTAAAAAAGTGAACCGCGACATGGTGGAGACGGTGGATGCCGTGCTGAAGATATCGGAAGAAGGAAGTAAAAAAAGGCTGGAAGCTGTGAAGGAGCTGGCGGCCGTGCAGGAGGAACTGAACAGCAAGATCATCGGCTCGTTTGGCAAATCGAAACAAATTGAAACAGAATAA
- a CDS encoding phosphorothioated DNA-binding restriction endonuclease, whose protein sequence is MTSTDLLSHFQNINTWKSKGTRAPHKPLLILMALGEIQRGNTGFIPYISIEPKLKELLIDFGPFRKSYYPNFPFTKLANDGLWQLNEPGLINTKQDYTSKFLREHHVAGKFPDQVTQQLKQNPELLKSIAEVILEQNFPDTLHQDILDAVGLDLTITPSDRIIKSPRKRDPLFRESILKAYQYQCAVCGFSVRLRHQLLALEAAHIMWHQAGGPDVEVNGLALCATHHKLFDMGAFTVTSELKMLVSDEINGHGANEWLLQHNGRSIKPPQKKAFYPTPEFTNWHVNEVFKGGYRDL, encoded by the coding sequence ATGACATCAACTGACCTCCTCTCCCACTTCCAGAACATTAATACCTGGAAAAGCAAAGGCACGCGTGCACCGCACAAGCCGTTGCTTATACTTATGGCTTTGGGAGAGATACAAAGAGGAAACACAGGTTTTATACCTTACATAAGTATAGAGCCTAAGCTGAAGGAATTGCTCATTGATTTCGGGCCGTTTAGAAAAAGCTATTACCCTAATTTCCCATTTACTAAGCTAGCGAATGATGGGCTGTGGCAACTCAATGAACCTGGTCTGATCAATACCAAACAAGATTATACTTCAAAGTTTCTGCGGGAACACCACGTAGCTGGCAAGTTTCCGGATCAAGTAACACAACAGCTCAAGCAAAATCCGGAGCTACTGAAAAGTATAGCTGAAGTTATACTTGAGCAGAACTTCCCGGATACGCTGCACCAGGACATACTAGATGCAGTTGGTCTGGATTTAACAATAACACCTTCAGACCGCATTATCAAATCACCCCGAAAACGTGACCCTCTTTTCAGAGAAAGTATACTGAAAGCCTATCAATACCAGTGTGCAGTCTGCGGTTTTAGTGTTCGGCTGCGGCACCAGTTGCTTGCCCTGGAAGCTGCCCACATCATGTGGCACCAGGCGGGCGGCCCTGATGTGGAAGTAAATGGTTTAGCCTTATGCGCCACGCATCATAAGCTTTTTGACATGGGCGCTTTTACCGTCACATCAGAGTTGAAGATGCTGGTATCAGATGAAATAAACGGGCATGGCGCTAACGAATGGCTGCTGCAGCACAATGGCCGGTCCATTAAACCGCCGCAGAAGAAAGCCTTCTACCCTACTCCCGAATTCACCAATTGGCACGTGAACGAAGTTTTTAAAGGCGGCTATCGCGATCTTTAA
- a CDS encoding S8 family peptidase encodes MIKNYLTAGKSAVAMALLSASFLTSCDQEALLENKELATSQQQDAVSNGRNFVANEVLVKFKAGVSEEARAKALAHISGNVKEKILTKTMERFGDKEGLVLVHTPMAALEAVGKLKGAAEIAFAEPNYIYEASATSSDPYFTNGSLWGMYGDASSPANQYGSQAAEAWAAGHTGSSSVVVGIIDEGVQYTHPDLAGQVWTNPNDPVDGIDNDGNGYVDDVHGWDFDGNDNEVYDGGTRGSLDNHGTHVAGTIGGKNNGAGVVGVNWNVTIISCKFLGRRGGTTANAVKAVDYLTDLKTRHGMNIVASNNSWGGGGFSQALYDAVNRANSKEILFVAAAGNGGSDGVGDNNDAVESYPSNMDLPNVIAVAAITNTGAKSSFSNYGATTVDIGAPGSAIYSSVAYNSYASYNGTSMATPHVTGGVALYAASHPGSTAAAIKNAILSSAIPTASLSGKCVTGGRLNVSGF; translated from the coding sequence ATGATCAAAAACTACTTAACAGCAGGAAAGTCTGCTGTTGCAATGGCTCTTCTGTCAGCCTCCTTCCTGACAAGCTGCGATCAGGAAGCTTTACTAGAAAACAAGGAATTAGCCACCTCACAGCAGCAGGATGCTGTGAGCAACGGACGTAACTTTGTAGCCAACGAAGTGCTCGTGAAATTCAAAGCCGGTGTTTCTGAAGAAGCCCGTGCGAAAGCCCTGGCCCATATCAGCGGCAATGTAAAAGAAAAGATCCTGACCAAAACCATGGAGCGCTTCGGCGATAAGGAAGGTCTAGTGCTGGTGCACACGCCAATGGCTGCACTGGAAGCAGTAGGTAAACTAAAAGGAGCCGCCGAAATTGCGTTTGCCGAGCCAAACTACATTTACGAGGCCAGCGCCACCAGCTCGGACCCTTACTTTACGAACGGCTCGCTGTGGGGTATGTATGGCGATGCTTCCTCGCCGGCTAACCAGTATGGCAGCCAGGCAGCGGAAGCCTGGGCAGCCGGCCACACCGGCTCTTCTTCTGTAGTGGTAGGCATCATCGACGAAGGCGTGCAGTATACGCACCCTGACTTGGCCGGCCAGGTATGGACAAACCCGAATGACCCGGTAGATGGCATCGATAACGATGGCAACGGCTATGTGGACGACGTGCATGGCTGGGACTTTGATGGCAACGACAACGAAGTATACGATGGCGGCACAAGAGGCAGCCTCGACAACCATGGCACGCACGTAGCCGGCACCATAGGCGGTAAAAACAACGGCGCAGGCGTAGTAGGAGTTAACTGGAACGTAACCATCATCTCCTGCAAGTTTCTGGGGCGTAGAGGCGGTACAACAGCTAATGCCGTGAAAGCCGTGGATTACCTGACAGACCTGAAAACACGCCATGGCATGAACATCGTAGCTAGCAACAACTCCTGGGGCGGCGGCGGTTTCTCGCAGGCCCTATATGATGCCGTTAACCGTGCCAACAGCAAGGAGATCCTGTTCGTAGCGGCAGCCGGAAACGGTGGCAGCGATGGTGTAGGCGATAACAACGACGCCGTGGAAAGCTATCCGTCTAACATGGACCTGCCGAACGTAATAGCCGTTGCGGCCATTACCAACACAGGTGCCAAGTCGTCGTTCTCTAACTACGGTGCTACAACTGTGGACATCGGCGCGCCAGGTTCAGCTATCTACTCGTCTGTGGCCTACAACAGCTATGCCTCTTACAACGGTACGTCGATGGCAACACCGCACGTAACTGGTGGTGTGGCCCTGTATGCGGCCTCACATCCGGGCTCTACGGCAGCCGCTATTAAGAACGCGATACTGAGCAGCGCTATCCCGACAGCTTCGCTATCCGGTAAGTGCGTAACTGGTGGCCGCCTAAATGTAAGTGGCTTCTAA
- a CDS encoding metallophosphoesterase produces the protein MRNLIIIMGIISLFMHWYAFQGIKKLTAKWQSSTLRQAVHGGYWALFFVLMGSFAYAFYLRFSTDHATAFTQWTINAFLTYFVTILIFILVLFLEDMYRVVAAAFRLVRRPRGQRTEKLLPERRRFMSQLALVMAGIPFASFLYGVTKGKYDFTVHRQVVYFDDLPEAFDGFTITQISDVHSGSFDNAEAVQRGIDLVKAQKSDMFVFTGDLVNDLAPEIVPYIDLFKQIKAPYGQFSILGNHDYGMYHQWPSEAAHEQNMVRLKQHHAELDYRLLLDEHVTIEKGGEKLTLVGVENWGKGFIQKGDLDKALTGVDEKAFKILLSHDPSHWEEIVKHHPTHIHLTLSGHTHGMQVGVETPLVRWSPVQYIYKHWAGLAEENNRQLYVNRGFGFIGFSGRVGIWPEVTVLELRRKSA, from the coding sequence ATGCGAAATTTGATTATAATCATGGGGATCATCTCCCTTTTTATGCACTGGTATGCGTTTCAGGGTATCAAAAAACTTACGGCCAAATGGCAGTCTTCCACCTTGCGCCAGGCGGTGCATGGCGGCTACTGGGCGCTCTTTTTTGTGCTGATGGGCAGTTTTGCCTATGCCTTTTACCTACGCTTTTCCACCGACCATGCCACAGCTTTTACGCAGTGGACCATCAATGCTTTTCTGACATACTTTGTCACCATCCTGATCTTTATACTTGTCCTGTTCCTGGAAGATATGTACAGGGTGGTGGCTGCTGCCTTTCGCCTGGTGCGCCGCCCGCGCGGGCAGCGTACCGAAAAGCTGTTGCCGGAGCGCCGCCGCTTCATGAGCCAGCTGGCCCTGGTAATGGCCGGCATTCCGTTCGCCTCTTTCCTGTATGGCGTAACCAAAGGCAAATATGATTTCACCGTGCACAGGCAAGTTGTATACTTCGACGACCTGCCGGAGGCTTTTGACGGCTTTACTATCACGCAGATCTCGGATGTGCATTCCGGCAGCTTTGATAATGCCGAAGCCGTGCAGCGGGGCATCGACCTGGTGAAAGCACAGAAATCGGATATGTTCGTGTTTACCGGTGACCTGGTGAATGACCTGGCGCCCGAGATCGTGCCCTATATCGACCTTTTCAAGCAGATCAAAGCACCTTACGGACAGTTCTCTATTCTAGGTAACCATGATTACGGCATGTACCACCAATGGCCTAGCGAGGCAGCGCACGAGCAGAACATGGTCCGCCTGAAGCAGCATCACGCCGAACTGGACTACCGCCTGCTGCTCGACGAACACGTGACGATCGAAAAAGGAGGGGAGAAGCTCACGCTTGTAGGCGTGGAGAACTGGGGCAAAGGCTTTATCCAGAAAGGCGATCTAGACAAAGCCTTGACTGGTGTGGATGAAAAAGCCTTTAAGATCCTGCTTTCGCACGACCCCTCGCACTGGGAAGAGATCGTGAAACATCACCCCACGCACATACACCTTACTTTGTCGGGGCACACACACGGCATGCAGGTGGGCGTAGAAACGCCCCTGGTAAGATGGAGCCCTGTGCAGTATATTTACAAGCATTGGGCCGGCCTGGCCGAGGAAAACAACCGGCAGCTTTACGTGAACCGCGGCTTTGGCTTTATCGGTTTTTCAGGTAGGGTAGGTATCTGGCCCGAAGTGACCGTGCTGGAACTCCGCAGGAAAAGCGCCTGA
- a CDS encoding citrate synthase, which yields MSDHAEIILDGKSYKYPIVVGTEDEKAIDISNLRSDSGYITLDSGYKNTGATKSAITFLDGELGILRYRGYPIEQLAEKSSFIEVAYLLIYGSLPTEAELKDFSNKIKVHTLVNEDMRKILDGFPSAAHPMGVLSALVSSLTAFYPESLNPNQSKEEVDLSIIRLIAKISTIAAWSYKNSIGHPVNYPKNNLDYCSNFLHMMFAYPTEDYEINPVIVDALNKLLILHADHEQNCSTSTVRLVGSANASLYSSVSAGINALWGPLHGGANQAVIEMLEAIKADGGDSKKYIAKAKDKDDPFRLMGFGHRVYKNFDPRATIIKKAADEVLTALGVNDPILDIAKELEEAALTDPYFVERKLYPNVDFYSGIIYRALGIPTDMFTVMFALGRLPGWIAQWKEMREQKEPIGRPRQVYTGETERDYVGIAQR from the coding sequence ATGTCAGACCACGCTGAAATTATATTAGACGGTAAATCCTACAAATATCCAATTGTTGTAGGTACAGAAGATGAAAAAGCCATTGATATCTCTAACCTGCGTTCCGACAGCGGTTATATTACATTAGATTCTGGTTATAAAAATACGGGTGCTACCAAAAGTGCGATCACCTTTCTGGATGGTGAGCTGGGCATTCTGCGTTACAGAGGTTACCCGATCGAGCAACTGGCTGAAAAGTCGAGCTTTATCGAAGTAGCTTACCTGCTCATCTACGGCTCACTGCCAACAGAAGCAGAACTGAAAGACTTCAGCAACAAGATAAAAGTGCATACCCTGGTAAACGAGGACATGCGCAAGATCCTGGACGGATTCCCTTCAGCGGCGCACCCAATGGGCGTACTTTCTGCCCTGGTTAGCTCCCTGACTGCTTTCTACCCTGAGTCGCTGAACCCGAACCAGTCAAAAGAAGAAGTAGACCTGTCGATCATCCGTTTGATCGCCAAGATCTCCACCATCGCGGCCTGGTCGTATAAAAATTCGATTGGCCATCCGGTAAACTATCCGAAGAACAACCTCGACTATTGCTCAAACTTCCTGCACATGATGTTTGCGTACCCTACCGAGGACTATGAAATCAACCCGGTGATCGTGGATGCGCTCAACAAGCTGCTCATCCTGCACGCCGACCACGAGCAGAACTGCTCTACCTCTACTGTGCGCCTGGTAGGCTCGGCGAATGCCAGCCTGTATTCTTCTGTTTCTGCCGGTATCAATGCCCTGTGGGGTCCGCTGCACGGCGGTGCCAATCAGGCTGTGATCGAAATGCTGGAAGCCATCAAAGCCGACGGTGGCGACTCGAAGAAGTATATTGCCAAAGCAAAAGACAAGGACGATCCGTTCCGTTTGATGGGATTCGGCCACCGCGTGTACAAGAACTTTGATCCGCGTGCCACTATCATCAAAAAAGCAGCCGACGAAGTGCTGACGGCGCTGGGCGTGAACGACCCGATCCTGGACATTGCCAAAGAACTGGAAGAAGCGGCTCTGACCGATCCATACTTTGTAGAGCGCAAGCTGTACCCGAACGTTGACTTCTACTCCGGCATTATCTACCGTGCGCTGGGCATCCCAACCGACATGTTCACGGTGATGTTCGCCCTGGGCCGCCTGCCCGGCTGGATTGCACAGTGGAAAGAGATGCGCGAGCAGAAAGAGCCGATCGGCCGTCCGCGCCAGGTCTACACCGGCGAAACAGAGCGCGACTATGTTGGCATAGCGCAACGCTAA